The following coding sequences are from one Caballeronia sp. SBC1 window:
- a CDS encoding efflux transporter outer membrane subunit, which translates to MKMPRALVLTPFVLALAACFTVGPDYSVPKDAVVNAPFANAPLDGANGQSTISAGPVPAHWWRLYDDPVLDDLVQQAMASNTDLRVAAANLGRSRAALTVAQAQGGFSGGTSGAFKRAQESAEQYLLTEKIPVANEGDIGINISYELDLFGTLRRGVEAARADSDATQAAADLARITVVADVVRAYVQNCSAAEELGIAQRSLDLQRQRVSVSRRLQQAGRGNAPDVTSGQTQVETLSANIPVYTARRRIAQYQLATLLVRAPADLPKGVFACNKTPVIAQPLPVGDGAALLRRRPDVREAERKLAGSTARIGVATGALFPTVTLGASAGLTGVLEDLGTQPTARWGFGPLISWSFPVNGQRGRIQAAQYGADAALAQFDGVVLKALRETQSSLATYAADYTRADALTAAQKSAAESADQTHRFFLAGRESFIADLDATRTLTSTNSQLAAARGQVALDQVNLFLALGGGWEMDPNQDPAKAAAAPVGASAGAPSQ; encoded by the coding sequence ATGAAGATGCCGCGCGCTCTCGTCCTGACGCCGTTCGTGCTCGCGCTTGCCGCGTGTTTTACGGTTGGTCCCGACTACTCGGTGCCGAAAGACGCCGTCGTCAATGCACCATTCGCCAACGCCCCGCTCGACGGCGCGAATGGTCAGTCGACGATATCCGCCGGCCCCGTACCGGCGCACTGGTGGCGTCTCTACGATGACCCCGTCCTCGACGATCTGGTCCAGCAAGCCATGGCATCGAACACGGATCTGCGCGTCGCCGCCGCCAATCTCGGCCGCTCGCGCGCCGCGCTCACCGTGGCACAGGCGCAAGGCGGTTTTTCGGGAGGTACGTCGGGGGCGTTCAAACGCGCGCAGGAATCGGCGGAGCAATACCTGCTCACGGAGAAGATTCCCGTCGCGAATGAAGGTGATATCGGCATCAACATTTCTTATGAGCTCGATCTGTTCGGCACGCTTCGCCGGGGCGTGGAAGCCGCGCGCGCCGATAGCGATGCAACCCAGGCAGCAGCCGATCTCGCCCGCATTACGGTGGTAGCCGACGTAGTGCGCGCTTACGTGCAGAATTGCTCGGCGGCGGAAGAGCTTGGCATCGCGCAGCGCTCGCTCGACTTGCAGCGCCAGCGGGTGTCCGTATCGCGACGATTGCAGCAGGCGGGTCGCGGCAATGCGCCCGATGTCACGAGCGGCCAGACGCAAGTGGAAACGCTCTCGGCAAATATTCCGGTCTACACGGCACGCCGGCGGATCGCTCAATATCAGCTCGCCACGCTGCTGGTGCGTGCGCCCGCCGATCTGCCCAAGGGCGTGTTTGCCTGCAACAAGACACCGGTGATCGCGCAGCCGCTGCCCGTCGGCGATGGCGCCGCGCTGCTGCGCCGGCGCCCAGACGTACGCGAGGCGGAACGCAAGCTCGCTGGCTCGACAGCGAGGATCGGCGTAGCCACGGGTGCGCTGTTTCCAACGGTGACCCTCGGGGCATCGGCGGGGCTCACGGGGGTGCTTGAGGATCTCGGCACACAACCGACCGCACGATGGGGCTTCGGTCCTCTGATTAGCTGGAGCTTCCCCGTGAACGGTCAGCGCGGGCGGATTCAAGCCGCGCAATACGGTGCCGATGCCGCACTTGCCCAGTTCGATGGCGTCGTGTTGAAGGCGCTGCGGGAAACGCAATCCAGCCTCGCCACGTATGCCGCCGATTACACCCGCGCCGATGCATTGACGGCCGCACAGAAATCAGCGGCTGAATCCGCCGATCAGACCCATCGATTCTTTCTCGCTGGGCGGGAATCGTTTATCGCCGATCTGGATGCAACGCGGACCCTGACATCGACGAATTCGCAGTTGGCTGCGGCGAGAGGTCAGGTCGCGCTCGATCAGGTCAACTTGTTCCTGGCGCTAGGCGGTGGATGGGAGATGGACCCGAACCAGGACCCGGCCAAGGCAGCTGCTGCGCCGGTGGGAGCAAGTGCGGGTGCGCCGAGCCAGTAA
- the ltaE gene encoding low-specificity L-threonine aldolase has translation MSTPIQHDFRSDTVTRPSPAMRAAMASAEVGDDVFRDDPTVTQLEAVMAERFGKEAAVFLTSGTQSNLVALMAHCERGDEYIVGQQAHCYRWEAGGAAVLGSIQPQPLNNQADGSLLLSEIEDSIKPDDSHYARTRLLALENTIGGKVLSQEYMEAATALARRHGLATHLDGARIFNAATALNTPVATLTRSFDTVSVCLSKGLGAPVGSVLVGSEQLIAKARRTRKMVGGGLRQVGILAAAGLYALEHNVARLADDHANATTLAKGLAAYGQLKVTMPDTNIVFVEVDSTIAADFKAHLAARGIGITSAYSATKQRWVTHLDVDSAAVENALAAVRAFFSER, from the coding sequence ATGAGCACCCCGATCCAGCACGATTTCCGTTCCGATACCGTCACGCGACCCAGCCCGGCCATGCGCGCCGCGATGGCATCGGCGGAAGTCGGTGATGACGTCTTCCGCGACGATCCCACCGTCACGCAACTGGAAGCCGTGATGGCCGAGCGTTTTGGCAAGGAAGCGGCTGTGTTCCTGACCTCGGGTACGCAGTCGAATCTGGTCGCGCTGATGGCGCATTGCGAACGTGGCGACGAGTACATCGTCGGGCAGCAGGCGCATTGCTACCGCTGGGAAGCGGGCGGCGCGGCCGTGTTGGGGAGCATCCAGCCGCAACCGCTGAACAATCAGGCGGACGGCTCGTTGTTGCTGTCGGAGATCGAGGACTCGATCAAGCCCGACGATTCGCATTACGCGCGCACGCGACTGCTGGCGTTGGAGAACACGATCGGCGGGAAAGTTTTGTCGCAGGAGTACATGGAAGCGGCGACGGCGCTGGCGCGTCGGCACGGCCTTGCTACGCATCTGGATGGTGCGCGTATCTTCAACGCGGCGACCGCGCTCAATACGCCCGTTGCGACGCTGACGCGCTCCTTCGATACCGTGTCTGTATGTTTATCGAAGGGATTGGGAGCGCCGGTCGGCTCGGTGCTGGTCGGCAGCGAACAGTTAATCGCGAAGGCGCGGCGCACGCGCAAGATGGTGGGCGGCGGTTTGCGGCAAGTCGGCATTCTCGCGGCGGCCGGGCTTTACGCGCTGGAGCACAACGTGGCGCGTCTCGCCGACGACCACGCCAACGCCACGACGCTGGCTAAAGGCCTGGCCGCATACGGTCAACTGAAGGTCACAATGCCGGACACGAACATCGTGTTCGTGGAAGTGGACAGCACGATTGCTGCTGACTTCAAGGCACATCTGGCCGCGCGCGGGATTGGAATCACGTCAGCGTATAGCGCGACGAAACAGCGCTGGGTCACGCATCTGGACGTGGATAGCGCGGCGGTGGAAAACGCATTGGCTGCGGTCCGGGCGTTTTTCTCCGAACGGTAA
- a CDS encoding AAA family ATPase has product MNAPELKLQDDPHIGRYERSTGQGAEWWQVTLSDRPQMYRIEHGYGDGPANIDTVVDLENLKSKLQKWHREGFFRPNDPALAPLPAEGRTGFLKELRHAVRQTPQDANPDSNEATMTIGPVDMPVGKPGPLLPRLNPAYLFPERFSDILQDIVENRRVLLIGHTGAGKTSLIEQVAARSQHGVLRANMNGQTTIGDFVGFWTVKGGETLWVDGVLPTAMREGLWLVVDEIDFAEPSILAVLTAVLEPHGRLLLKEKGNELVPPHPSFRLFATANAVGAMSVYRHLYQGANLMNEAFLDRWRVYLMNYLSPAEEAEVLMRTLGSRITRLMAQTLAAIAADCRAAFAREDLASAFSTRRLLDWADLMLRSGDPERAAGPAIYAKVSAEDAALIRSIIRHHIASDE; this is encoded by the coding sequence ATGAACGCGCCCGAACTGAAGTTGCAAGACGATCCTCATATTGGCCGCTACGAGCGTTCGACCGGACAGGGCGCCGAGTGGTGGCAAGTGACGCTCTCCGATCGGCCGCAGATGTATCGAATTGAACATGGATACGGCGACGGGCCGGCCAACATCGACACGGTCGTCGACCTGGAAAACCTCAAGTCGAAGTTGCAAAAGTGGCATCGGGAGGGATTTTTTCGACCCAACGATCCCGCGCTCGCACCGCTGCCGGCGGAAGGACGAACCGGGTTTCTGAAAGAACTTCGACACGCCGTGCGCCAAACGCCGCAAGACGCGAATCCGGATTCAAACGAAGCAACAATGACGATCGGCCCGGTCGACATGCCTGTCGGCAAGCCTGGTCCGCTCCTGCCGCGTCTGAACCCTGCGTATCTCTTCCCCGAACGTTTCAGCGACATCCTCCAGGACATCGTGGAAAACCGGCGCGTGCTGCTGATCGGCCATACCGGCGCGGGAAAAACGAGCCTGATCGAGCAGGTCGCGGCCCGTTCGCAACACGGCGTGCTGCGGGCGAACATGAACGGCCAGACGACCATTGGTGATTTCGTTGGTTTCTGGACCGTGAAAGGCGGTGAAACGCTTTGGGTGGACGGTGTGCTGCCAACGGCCATGCGCGAAGGCCTGTGGCTTGTCGTCGATGAAATCGACTTCGCCGAACCCTCGATTCTCGCCGTTCTCACCGCCGTGCTCGAACCCCACGGCCGTTTGCTGCTGAAAGAAAAGGGCAACGAACTAGTGCCCCCACATCCGTCCTTCCGGTTGTTCGCAACCGCAAACGCGGTCGGCGCGATGAGCGTTTATCGGCATCTGTATCAGGGCGCCAATCTGATGAACGAGGCGTTTCTCGATCGCTGGCGTGTGTACCTGATGAATTACCTGTCGCCCGCGGAAGAGGCTGAAGTGCTGATGCGCACGCTTGGGAGCCGCATCACGCGGCTGATGGCGCAAACGCTCGCCGCCATTGCAGCCGATTGCCGCGCGGCGTTTGCCCGCGAAGATCTGGCGAGCGCGTTTTCGACCCGCCGCCTGCTCGACTGGGCTGACCTGATGCTGCGTTCCGGCGACCCGGAACGTGCCGCCGGCCCGGCGATCTACGCGAAAGTAAGCGCCGAGGACGCCGCGCTGATCCGTAGCATCATCCGGCATCACATCGCTTCCGACGAATGA
- a CDS encoding efflux RND transporter periplasmic adaptor subunit, translated as MKKTWFSVGQILFTLVVVAIAAFVLWRLVDYYMFAPWTRDGHVRADVVQVAPDVGGLIVSVNVVDNQPVNAGQVLFVIDQARYELALRQAQATALQRRATLDQARREDARNRTLGDLVAREVTEESHSRVQTAEAALADADVAIDTARLNLQRTTVVSPVDGYLNDRAPRTGEYVTAGRSVLSVVDLHSFRVDGYFEETKLHGIDIGQPVDIKVMGETKILRGHVQSIVAGIEDRDRTQGSNLLPNVNPAFSWVRLAQRIPVRIALDEVPADFRMIAGRTATVSVRDIAPLAKSNTVIGTGGASGVIAASGASGASAAAPVSAAPVSGTATASAPGASQ; from the coding sequence GTGAAAAAAACCTGGTTCTCCGTTGGACAGATCCTCTTTACGCTCGTCGTCGTGGCAATCGCCGCGTTCGTGTTGTGGCGGCTGGTCGACTACTACATGTTCGCGCCCTGGACCCGCGACGGCCATGTGCGCGCCGATGTCGTGCAAGTGGCGCCTGACGTGGGAGGCCTGATCGTGAGCGTGAACGTGGTCGACAACCAGCCGGTGAACGCCGGTCAGGTTCTGTTTGTCATCGATCAGGCGCGCTATGAACTCGCGCTGCGTCAGGCGCAGGCAACGGCCCTGCAGCGCCGCGCAACGCTCGATCAGGCCCGCCGCGAGGACGCCCGCAACCGCACGCTCGGCGACCTCGTCGCGCGTGAAGTGACGGAGGAAAGCCATTCGCGCGTGCAAACGGCGGAAGCGGCGCTCGCGGATGCGGATGTCGCTATTGATACCGCGCGGCTCAATTTGCAGCGCACGACAGTCGTGAGTCCCGTCGATGGTTATCTCAACGATCGCGCGCCGCGTACGGGCGAATATGTGACGGCGGGACGCTCGGTGTTGTCGGTGGTGGACCTGCATTCGTTCCGTGTCGATGGTTATTTCGAAGAGACGAAGCTCCACGGGATCGACATTGGGCAACCGGTGGATATCAAGGTGATGGGCGAGACAAAAATATTGCGCGGGCACGTGCAGAGCATTGTGGCGGGGATCGAGGATCGCGACCGCACGCAGGGCTCGAATCTGCTGCCGAACGTGAATCCCGCGTTTAGCTGGGTGCGGCTGGCGCAACGGATCCCGGTGCGAATCGCGCTGGATGAAGTGCCGGCAGATTTCCGCATGATCGCGGGGCGCACGGCGACGGTGTCAGTGCGTGATATTGCGCCGCTCGCCAAATCGAACACGGTGATCGGTACAGGTGGCGCGAGCGGCGTCATTGCTGCTTCGGGTGCTTCAGGCGCTTCCGCTGCTGCTCCCGTGAGTGCCGCACCGGTTAGCGGCACTGCGACCGCCTCCGCGCCGGGTGCGAGTCAATGA
- a CDS encoding FUSC family protein, with translation MTYPTSRDWIFSVKTFAASMLALYIGLKLELPRPYWAMATVYIVSNPFVGATRSKALYRALGTMIGASAAVLFVPPFVESPYWFSAVVALWTGTLLLLAISDRTARSYVFMLAAYTMPLIALPSVMNPAGVFDLAVSRTEEILLGIVCASVVGGTILPNRLAPTLIERTDAWFRDAAFYARETLSGRVGGTTISACRQRLAVTVNALEFLLSQLAYDHTRPDILARAQALRGRMQLLMPIMSAISDPLAALFNGQKPPPPGLEPLLADIVTWFDEPLSARTDSASSSHANNDPKADALRSRIASLQPDADTLRTWEGALLSNTLWRLKQLVDVWQDCRALRVIITNEQGSWRPRYRHWRLGGTQQYFDRGMLLFSAGSAVLAIFIASSLWIASGWNDGAGAVTLAAVACCFFAALDEPAPQVFSFFIYTCLAVVLAGLYLFVILPTVHDFPMLVIMFAVPFILIGTLIPRPQFNLATMLTAVNTATFISIQGTYDANFLTFMNSNLAGPAGLLFAFVWTRVTRPFGSELAAARLIRSGWRDVALSASTRPVDDQKNHTARMIDRLMQVIPRLAASDDQRHPSIESFRDLRIAFNSLDLRRLRRRLHDADLASVDRVLEGVRAYFQQCVERGARQPVPASLETAIDLALERITRRGGAVEAEAAAVEVQPGQTPAAPGRQIRDALHALVGMRLSLFPDTLASALPPPPEPAA, from the coding sequence ATGACGTACCCCACTTCGCGCGACTGGATATTCTCGGTCAAGACCTTTGCGGCTTCCATGCTGGCGCTGTATATAGGCCTCAAGCTGGAGCTGCCGCGTCCTTACTGGGCAATGGCGACGGTTTATATCGTGTCGAATCCGTTCGTGGGGGCGACGCGTTCCAAGGCGCTGTATCGCGCGCTCGGCACCATGATCGGCGCGTCGGCCGCCGTGCTGTTCGTGCCGCCATTCGTAGAGTCGCCCTACTGGTTCAGCGCCGTGGTCGCGTTGTGGACGGGTACGCTGCTGCTTCTCGCCATCTCCGACCGCACCGCGCGCAGCTATGTGTTCATGCTGGCCGCCTACACCATGCCGCTGATCGCGCTGCCTTCCGTGATGAACCCCGCGGGCGTCTTCGACCTGGCTGTATCCCGGACCGAGGAGATCTTGCTCGGCATTGTGTGTGCGAGCGTGGTCGGCGGCACCATACTGCCGAATCGCCTTGCGCCAACGCTGATTGAGCGGACCGACGCGTGGTTCCGCGACGCCGCTTTCTATGCCCGCGAAACGCTCTCAGGGCGGGTCGGCGGCACGACCATCTCGGCGTGCCGGCAGCGGCTCGCGGTCACCGTCAACGCGCTCGAATTCCTGCTGAGCCAGCTTGCCTACGACCACACCCGGCCCGATATACTCGCGCGGGCGCAGGCGCTGCGTGGCCGGATGCAATTGCTGATGCCGATCATGTCGGCGATCAGCGACCCGCTGGCGGCGTTGTTCAACGGCCAGAAACCGCCGCCTCCGGGGCTCGAGCCGCTACTCGCCGACATCGTCACATGGTTCGACGAACCGCTGTCCGCGCGCACCGATTCAGCGTCATCCAGCCATGCCAATAACGACCCCAAGGCCGACGCCCTGCGCAGCCGGATCGCGAGCCTGCAACCCGACGCGGACACGCTGCGGACGTGGGAAGGCGCGCTGCTGTCGAACACGCTGTGGCGTTTGAAACAACTGGTCGATGTCTGGCAGGATTGCCGCGCGCTGCGCGTGATCATCACGAATGAACAAGGCAGTTGGCGGCCCCGTTACCGGCACTGGCGGCTGGGCGGCACGCAGCAATACTTCGATCGCGGCATGTTGCTGTTTTCGGCGGGTTCCGCCGTGCTGGCCATTTTCATCGCTTCGAGCCTCTGGATTGCATCCGGGTGGAACGACGGTGCGGGTGCCGTCACACTGGCCGCGGTTGCGTGCTGTTTCTTCGCCGCCCTCGATGAACCCGCGCCCCAGGTGTTCTCGTTCTTTATCTACACCTGCTTGGCCGTGGTGCTCGCCGGACTCTATCTGTTCGTCATCCTGCCGACGGTGCACGACTTCCCCATGCTCGTGATCATGTTCGCGGTTCCGTTCATCCTGATCGGCACGCTGATCCCGCGCCCGCAATTCAACCTCGCGACCATGCTGACGGCGGTGAATACCGCCACGTTCATCAGTATCCAGGGAACCTACGACGCCAACTTCCTGACCTTCATGAACAGCAATCTGGCCGGCCCGGCGGGTTTGCTATTCGCGTTCGTCTGGACCCGCGTGACGCGGCCGTTCGGCTCCGAACTGGCAGCGGCCAGGCTGATTCGCTCGGGCTGGCGCGACGTGGCGCTGAGCGCATCGACCCGGCCCGTCGATGACCAGAAAAACCACACCGCGCGCATGATCGACCGTCTCATGCAAGTCATCCCGCGTCTGGCCGCCAGCGACGACCAGCGTCATCCGTCCATCGAAAGTTTTCGCGATCTTCGCATTGCCTTCAACTCGCTCGACCTTCGGCGTCTGCGGCGACGTCTGCATGACGCCGATCTCGCGTCGGTCGATCGCGTTCTGGAAGGCGTGCGCGCGTATTTCCAGCAGTGCGTGGAGCGCGGCGCGCGTCAGCCGGTGCCGGCGAGCCTGGAGACGGCTATCGATTTGGCGCTGGAACGCATCACGAGGCGCGGCGGCGCGGTGGAAGCGGAAGCGGCCGCCGTGGAAGTGCAGCCGGGCCAGACGCCGGCCGCTCCCGGCCGCCAGATTCGCGACGCGCTGCATGCGCTGGTAGGCATGCGTTTGTCGTTGTTTCCGGATACGCTCGCGTCCGCATTGCCGCCCCCGCCGGAGCCTGCTGCATGA
- a CDS encoding MarR family winged helix-turn-helix transcriptional regulator codes for MPSIDVLRQSVSSALVIASRQWRRTSHGVIAAYNVSEACATPLLIAARLDAPVRQVALAELTGIEGPSLVRLLDQLCAANLVRRDEDPDDRRAKIISLTDEGRSVTAKIEKELIGLRAGVLNEVSREDLEATLRVFAAFKLGASSQTQQAPTPASHQGPGISPTISPTDTNTEEGV; via the coding sequence ATGCCAAGCATCGATGTCCTTCGTCAATCCGTCAGCAGCGCGCTCGTGATTGCCTCCCGCCAGTGGCGGCGCACCAGCCATGGTGTGATTGCAGCCTATAACGTCTCCGAAGCGTGCGCGACGCCGCTGCTGATCGCGGCGCGGCTTGACGCGCCGGTTCGACAAGTAGCGTTGGCCGAGTTGACCGGAATCGAAGGCCCGTCGCTCGTGCGTCTGCTCGATCAGTTGTGCGCGGCCAATCTGGTGCGCCGCGACGAAGATCCCGACGACCGCCGCGCGAAAATCATCTCGCTCACCGACGAAGGCCGGTCGGTGACCGCCAAGATCGAGAAAGAACTGATCGGACTGCGCGCTGGTGTCCTGAATGAAGTCAGCCGGGAAGACCTGGAGGCGACCCTGCGGGTATTCGCTGCATTTAAACTTGGCGCGTCCAGTCAAACGCAGCAAGCTCCAACACCCGCGTCACACCAAGGCCCTGGCATCAGCCCAACAATCAGCCCGACCGACACCAATACGGAAGAAGGCGTCTAG
- a CDS encoding putative zinc-binding metallopeptidase: MKTFHCNHCNQLVFFENFRCERCESLLGFIPEIAEISAFEDAGESLWRSRHPEHRDTLYRRCHNYEVEKVCNWMVPAESPDPLCHACRLTHTIPNLGVPNRRYYWFRLEAAKRRLLYTLGALGLRVESRRENPKTGLQFRFLEDKRGKRVLTGHNKGLITMNIAEADDAQRERVRLSMGEPYRTLLGHFRHEIGHYYFDRLVADTPWIRGFRKLFGDERANYREALAKHYKDGAPPDWGKSFVSAYATTHPWEDWAETWAHYLHIVDTVDTAMACGVALMPGNSLDPTLEAKPPPGEATFDHLMKQWFPLTYALNSLNRSLGMPDAYPFALAPPVVEKLRFVDRVIAGSRHIGQ; encoded by the coding sequence ATGAAAACGTTCCATTGCAATCATTGCAATCAGCTGGTTTTCTTCGAGAATTTTCGCTGCGAACGCTGCGAATCGCTGCTTGGTTTTATCCCGGAAATTGCTGAAATCAGCGCTTTCGAAGACGCAGGCGAGAGCCTGTGGCGCAGCCGGCACCCTGAACACCGGGATACGCTGTACAGGCGCTGTCATAACTACGAAGTCGAAAAAGTCTGCAACTGGATGGTTCCGGCCGAGTCCCCAGACCCGCTGTGCCACGCCTGCCGCCTGACGCACACTATTCCCAACCTTGGCGTGCCGAACCGCCGCTACTACTGGTTCAGGCTGGAAGCGGCCAAACGCCGCCTGCTCTACACGCTCGGTGCGCTGGGACTGCGCGTGGAGTCACGTCGGGAGAATCCGAAAACCGGGCTGCAGTTCAGATTCCTGGAAGACAAACGCGGTAAAAGAGTGCTGACCGGTCACAACAAGGGCCTGATCACCATGAACATCGCGGAAGCCGATGACGCGCAACGGGAACGCGTCCGGCTTTCGATGGGCGAGCCCTACCGGACTTTGCTGGGCCATTTCCGGCACGAGATTGGTCACTACTATTTCGATCGGCTGGTCGCCGATACGCCGTGGATTAGGGGATTTCGTAAGCTATTCGGCGACGAGCGGGCGAATTATCGCGAAGCGCTGGCAAAGCACTACAAGGACGGAGCGCCGCCGGACTGGGGCAAATCGTTTGTCAGTGCGTACGCGACCACGCATCCGTGGGAGGATTGGGCGGAAACCTGGGCGCACTACCTGCACATTGTGGACACCGTCGATACCGCCATGGCGTGCGGCGTCGCGCTCATGCCGGGGAACTCGCTGGACCCTACCTTGGAGGCTAAGCCACCGCCTGGCGAAGCTACCTTCGATCATCTGATGAAACAGTGGTTTCCCCTCACCTACGCGTTGAACAGCCTGAATCGTAGTCTGGGCATGCCGGACGCTTATCCGTTCGCCCTCGCACCGCCCGTTGTCGAAAAATTGCGATTCGTGGATCGGGTGATCGCGGGGTCGAGGCACATCGGGCAGTGA
- a CDS encoding DUF1656 domain-containing protein: MIGEIDIYGVFLPAVLVLMLVSYLLCLVVTRVFARVGLYRFVWHRSIFDLAIYVIVLGIVVIVSHRLLP, encoded by the coding sequence ATGATCGGTGAAATCGATATCTACGGCGTGTTCCTGCCCGCCGTGCTGGTGCTGATGCTGGTTTCGTACTTGCTCTGCCTGGTCGTCACGCGGGTATTCGCACGCGTCGGCCTGTACCGTTTCGTCTGGCATCGCTCCATTTTCGATCTCGCGATCTACGTGATCGTGCTCGGCATCGTGGTCATTGTTTCGCATCGGCTATTACCGTGA
- a CDS encoding LysR substrate-binding domain-containing protein: MNDPDLSDLSAFVAITKVRSFRAAARLRGVSASALSEAIRRLEARLGVRLLNRTTRSVTVTEAGQRLLERLGPALGEIAGALDAINSFRDSPTGTLRLNVPTIVAMHVLPPIVARFLAAHPGITLEVVSNDTFIDVLAAGFDAGIRYDERLERDMIAVPIGPRTQHFVAAGAPAYFAAHGWPEHPRDLLEHACIGHRFASGVLAAWRFERHGEQVRFTPNGPLVASVIELEVGAATAGLGMIYTFEEFLRPAIQSGALVPVLHEWWESFSGPFLYYQSRTHMPAPLRAFIDFIKED; encoded by the coding sequence ATGAATGATCCCGATCTCTCCGATCTCAGCGCCTTCGTCGCCATTACTAAAGTGCGCAGTTTCAGGGCCGCGGCGCGTTTGCGCGGGGTCTCGGCCTCCGCGCTGAGCGAGGCAATCCGCCGCCTCGAAGCACGGCTCGGCGTGCGTCTGCTAAATCGCACGACCCGCAGTGTCACGGTCACGGAAGCCGGGCAGCGCCTGCTGGAACGGCTAGGGCCGGCGCTGGGCGAGATTGCCGGCGCGCTCGACGCGATCAACAGTTTCCGCGACAGCCCGACCGGCACCTTGCGCCTGAACGTGCCGACCATCGTGGCCATGCACGTCCTGCCGCCGATCGTCGCGCGCTTTCTCGCCGCGCATCCGGGGATCACGCTGGAGGTGGTATCGAACGATACGTTTATCGATGTGCTGGCAGCAGGTTTCGATGCCGGCATCCGCTACGACGAACGGCTGGAGCGCGACATGATTGCGGTGCCAATCGGCCCGCGCACGCAGCATTTCGTGGCGGCGGGTGCGCCGGCCTATTTTGCGGCGCACGGATGGCCCGAACACCCTCGCGATTTGCTGGAACACGCGTGCATTGGGCATCGGTTCGCAAGCGGCGTTCTGGCGGCGTGGCGCTTCGAGCGTCATGGCGAGCAGGTTCGATTCACGCCGAATGGACCGCTGGTGGCGTCGGTGATCGAGCTTGAAGTGGGCGCCGCGACAGCGGGCCTTGGCATGATCTATACGTTCGAGGAGTTCTTGCGGCCAGCCATACAAAGCGGCGCACTCGTGCCCGTACTGCACGAGTGGTGGGAGAGCTTTTCAGGGCCGTTTCTGTACTACCAGAGCCGCACGCATATGCCCGCGCCGCTGCGCGCGTTCATCGACTTCATCAAGGAGGATTGA